In Malus sylvestris chromosome 15, drMalSylv7.2, whole genome shotgun sequence, a single genomic region encodes these proteins:
- the LOC126604189 gene encoding uncharacterized protein LOC126604189, which yields MTVFHFFNCAILTFGPHAVYYSATPLSEYDTLGTSVKAALVYLGTALVKLVCLATFLKVSDNESFDPYQELLKALIGFIDVAGLYYALTQLTHRNISQNHKFQAVGLGWAFADSVLHRLAPLWVGARGLEFTWDYILQGLEANANLVLSISLAAFGSLMWLRKNKPKIMIPLIYVCAGVVATMPSITSYLRRGLGWQFPDVVVFELGTSLLMALISWQLFAYCQRPSARNNQS from the exons ATGACGGTGTTTCACTTCTTCAACTGCGCCATTCTGACGTTCGGCCCTCACGCCGTCTACTACTCCGCCACGCCGCT ATCGGAGTACGATACGCTCGGTACTTCCGTCAAAGCAGCTTTGGTTTATCTCGGAACAGCTTTGGTGAAG CTGGTTTGTTTGGCAACTTTTCTGAAGGTATCTGACAATGAGAGCTTCGATCCGTATCAG GAATTGTTGAAAGCTTTAATCGGTTTTATAGACGTTGCTGGACTTTACTATGCTTTGACTCAGCTGACCCACAGGAATATCTCTCAGAATCATAAATTTCAAGCTGTGGGACTTG GATGGGCTTTTGCTGATTCTGTTCTCCATAGATTGGCACCGCTATGGGTGGGTGCTAGAGGACTAGAATTCACCTGGGATTACATTCTCCAAGGCCTTGAAGCAAATGCCAATCTG GTCTTGAGTATATCCCTTGCTGCATTTGGATCTTTGATGTGGCTTCGGAAAAACAAGCCTAAGATTATGATTCCTTTAATATACGTATGTGCAGGAGTTGTGGCAACCATGCCATCTATCACAAG CTATCTGAGGCGAGGCCTGGGTTGGCAATTTCCGGATGTGGTAGTGTTTGAACTAGGTACCTCTCTATTGATGGCCCTCATCAGTTGGCAGCTCTTTGCTTATTGTCAGAGACCCTCTGCCCGAAACAACCAATCATAA